From the genome of Suricata suricatta isolate VVHF042 chromosome 3, meerkat_22Aug2017_6uvM2_HiC, whole genome shotgun sequence, one region includes:
- the LOC115286662 gene encoding 60S ribosomal protein L39 isoform X3, with the protein MSSHKTFRIKRFLAKKQKQNRPIPQWIRMKTGNKIRYNSKRRHWRRAKLGL; encoded by the coding sequence ATGTCTTCTCACAAGACTTTCAGGATCAAGCGATTCCTggccaagaaacaaaagcagaatcgTCCCATTCCCCAGTGGATTCGGATGAAAACTGGTAACAAAATCAGGTACAACTCCAAGAGGCGGCACTGGAGAAGAGCGAAGCTGGGCCTGTAA